The genomic DNA TAACCTAAGTCCTGACTTGAGAGAGGATCTAGCCCGCTTCCTAAGGGAGaatttggatgtctttgcatggtcacactccgatatgatagggattgacccaaatgtcatgtgccaccggctcaacttggactcgaaaaagaagggggttaggcaaaagagacggccgattagtggagagagggcagaggccctcagagaagaagtggatagattaatggaggcaggacttgtgagagaagccttctaccccgtgtggctggccaaccctgtgcttgtcaagaagcccaatggcaagtggaggacatgtgtagaCTTCACCGACCTGAACAAAGCTTGCCCGAAGGACAGCTTTCCTCTACCCCGAATCGACCAGCTGGTTGATTCCACGGCTGGGCATGCGCTGCTTAGTtttatggatgcttattcgggatataaccaaatccccatgtatgggccagatcaggagcacacctcctttATTACTGATCGGGGCCTTTACTGTTACATCGGGATGCCCTTCGGGCTCCTTAATGCGGGGGCAACCTATCAGAGGCTGGTGAATAAGATGTTCAAACATCAATTGGGGAAGACTATGGAGGCCTATGTAGACGACATGCTGGTGAAATCGAAAGAAGCGAGGGATCATGTCCGCCACCTGGCAGAAATGTTCCAGATCCTAAGGGAGTACAGAATGAAACTCAACCCCCAGAAATGCGTGTTTGGGGTTAAATCGGGgaagtttttgggatttattgtcaACCATAGAGGCATTGAGGCCAACCCAGCCAAGATACAAGCCCTACTCGAGATGAGATCCCCTCGACGGGTGAAGGATGTTCAAAGCTTAACGGAACGAGTGGCTGCCTTAAACCGCTTCGTCTCAAAATCCTCCGATAAATACCAAGAGTTCTTCAAAGCAATCAAAGGAGTGGGGAGGAACTTTAAGTGGACCGAAGAATGTGAGGAAGCCTTTCAGAACATAAAGAAGCATCTCAGTAGCCCTCCCATGTTGTCCAACCCAAAAGCAGGAGAAACTTTGATCCTATACTTGGCCGTCTCCGACTTTGCAATAAGTGCAGTATTAGTCCAAGAGGAGGATGGTGTCCAGCTCCCggtatattatgtgagtaaaaggCTAGCCGATGCCGAGACTCGATACACAAGCCTCGAAAAGCTAGCGTATGCTCTGATTCTGGCCTCCCGAAAACTCAGGCCCTATTTTCAGGCACATAAGATAGAAGTGCGAACCTCCTACCCCCTCAGATAAGTGATGCATAGACCAGAATCTTCTGGTCAAATGTTGAAGTGGACGGTTGAGCTCGGCCAATtcgaggtggattataagccaagGACTGCGATCAAAGGCCAAGCCCTGGCCGATTTTGTGCTAGAATTTCCCCCACATCAAGAAAAGGAGTCGGGAGCCCTTGTTGTTATACCTAGCACAGAAGAAGTTGGACTGGAGAGATAAAATAGTGCCCCATGGTGGAGCTTATATGTGAATGGTGCCTCTAACGGTGATGGAGCAGGAGCTGGAATCGAGCTAATCAGCCCAGAGGCTCACAAAATCAGACATACGACCCATCTGGCCTTTCACgcaaccaacaatgatgctgagtatgaggccCTGATCAACGGTCTCAAGCTAGCTTTGGAAATGAAGGTCGAGAATTTGAATGTGTTTAGTGACTCCATGATTGTGGTCTATCAGATAAATGGGGGGTATCAAGCTAAGGGGCCGAGAACAGAGCTTTACCTGAAGTGCGCACAGAGGATAATCACAAGATTCAACGAGGTGAGGCTGGAACTAATCCCGCGTGGGCAGAATGAAGGCGCGGACGAGCTAGCTAAGCTCGGCTCACGCCGCGAGAGCACTTTGCTAGGGACCGTGCCCCTTGATATACAGAGACAACCTAGTGTGCCCGAGCACGAGGTGGGCAGCCTCAATAATGAGCTCGGCCCCACGTGGATGACATCTATTCTAGCATACATAAGAGAAGGTTCACTTCCGGACGAAAAGAACGAGGCAAGGAGAATAAAATATAAAGCAGCCCGCTATGTGATATACGACGAGATTCTATACAGAAGAGGGTTCAGTGTTCCTCTTCTCAAATGCATACATGGGGAGGAATGTAACTACATCCTAAGGGAAGTACACGAGGgtatttgtggcaatcactcggggggtagctctctagctcagaaaatcctccgtcaaggctactactggccaacgctgaaaaaagacgcctttgaattctcccgagcttgtgataagtgtcagcgatatgccaattattacaacaaccccgtggcctctctcacatccctcatgagcccctggcccttctccatgtggggaattgatctgattggggaactcccgaaggccaggggaggcgtcaagtatgcggtagttgcggtagactatttcactaagtgggcagaggcCGAGCCCCTAGCCACTATCACAGCGAGAAAGCTCAGGGAGTTTGTATACAGGGCTATTGTATGTCGCTATGGCATCCCTTACAAGCTGATATCTGacaatgggaaacaatttgatagcaaggagatgcgagagttttgtgagcagctggggattcagaagagctttagcgcagtctgccacccccagagtaacgggcagacagagactgttaataaaatcattaagcataccttaaaggcaaagcttgaagagaagaaaggagcatggccagaagaactcgcccaggtcctatggtcttacaacactacaccccgaaccacaactggagagacccctttctctctggtgtatgggtgtgaagctatggtgcccgttgaagtgggagcaggatcttttcgaagggacaactatgactcagaggcaaacgaggtcaatcatcggctctatttggatatgatcgaagaaactcgagaagaggctcagatcaggattgcggcatatcagcagaggacagctaggcattacaacagtaaggttcgagcccgaactttcaaggtgggagatttagttctgcgccgggtcatgccaaataccaaggtggtgagtcacggagtcttgggaacaaattgggaaggcccttacaagataaaatcggtgctctgggagggaatctaccacctcaatgatatgcaagacaagttgatcccaagagcctggaacgcggaacaccttcgcaagtattatcagtaatattattctttttagacttagtattatcttcaaatattcctaagtctgggggggggtagtgccatataggtgcctccctgagaccacaagcatgtattcctttcacttcccattatctatgaataaacgattgatctctatttgtgcacttgatattttaacttctgttaatagattaaatacccagcaggggaccccatccttgggaacccatgcgaggacagaacagttgttttattaacatgttaaatcaagcTGGGCCCCGACCCGCTTGATGCCAAGAACATGAAACGAGCCGGGCCACAGCCCGCTTAGATAAGTACGAACACATAGTAGATAAAAGATGTGGATAGAGATATAGGCCCGCGATGCGAGCTCATACCCTGGCCCTCAAAACCATAAATGCGACCCAGGGGGCCCAGCCCTCCATCAAACATACTCAAAGTCGCATGATGCGAGGAGAAGACACATGCGAGCTCCTAGTGCGAGCACACCTACAACACCTGCGAGTCGATGCGGGCTTGTTCCACTTGGCATTCTCTTTCAATGGTTGTTTGATTGAACAAATGACACGAGCTGAATAAATTGGGCTCGCAGTGAAGGGGTAACGCTCGCCATAAGCGGCCAGAGTTATGATTACTTTTTGGTCAGTAGAAGCATggtaaaaaacaaaaaaaaatagcTAGCACCGTAAAGACATACGCGGGCACAAAAAACTTAGACATTTTATACAAACAAAAGTTAAATAAGTTATGCCCCGAGGCAGAATATTTCAAATACAAGCGCGAGGCGAGAGGGGTGCCCGCTTACCCAGTCAAAAGTCTAGTTCTAATCAAAATTACATTAAGGGTTATCAGCCTTTGCTCCCTCACGATTTTCACCAGCGACCTGGGCCTTCTCGGCCGCGAGCCGAGcctcctcagcaatttgggcatccCTCTCCATCTCCAGCTTCAACTTGTCAGCATGCCTCGCTGTGCTCGCACCCAGAGCCGCCCAATCGAAGTCAGGAACCTTCTTCATAAAGACTTTCATGAAATTCCTGGCCCCCAGGTTCCTAGCATCAGCGAGGGCGGCCTCACGGCCCTCGGTCAGGGCAGAGACTGATCCCTCCAGCTCGAGCACCCTCTCGTCGAGGGCATCCTTCTCCTTCTTACATGCTTCAGCAGCCAGGTCATGAGCCTCCTTCTGCTCCCTTAGGGCCTTGTCGTGAGCAGCGTTCAGGTTAACTATCTTCTGATTATAGTTGTTCACCAGCGTAACTTTCTCTTGCCCGTGTTCAGCGACCTTACTCTGAAGGGACTTGACTTTAGCCTCGAGCTTTGTGTTGGTCTGGCTGAGGGCTCGCATCTCTCGAGCCTTAGATAACTGACGATAGTATACTTCGGCCGCGGCTCGGGAGAGTGCATCCTGGTTAACCTCGAGAGTAGAAGAAGACCAATCCTTTAAATCCTGCTCGCTGATGTGACCTTGGGCGAGCCGGCCGAATGTGGTCGCAACCATATTGgcagaagaagaagagggaagaggAGCATCAGAGGGAGCAGCTTTCTTTGGCTCAGGCTCGCCAGTTTTTCCTTCTTTACCTCTATGCCTCTTTAGTCGAGGAGAGGGCCCTGAATCCTTGAGATGCTCGGAGAGAGTAGTCATGCGGGCTGGAGGATTGGCCTGAGAGCGAGCCCTTGTGCTCGCAGCTGCGGGCTGAACTGGGCCCGAGGCCGCAGCCTGCTCAGCCTCTTCCATGAAGGGGATAGGGGagatggccatttctgaaaaaGAAAACAACAAAGCAATAGATTAGTCACAGCAAGATGCAAAGGAAAGAAGTAATGCGAGCAGGTGAAAAATACGGAGAATTAAAGTGCGATGTGAAATGAGATGCATGCAGAAAAAGTGAGCACACGAGCTCGCGCATGCAAGCAGCCAGGCCCGGACGTGCGGGCCCGATATTCTTACCCTTTCTGGATCTCTTCCTAGATTTCTTCTGAGGAGTCAGCCTCACTCCTTCCTTCAAAAACCCACATGCGACCAGATTGGAGGTCATTATGAGTTTTCGGATGTCCCGGTCCGCCTTAGGAAGGTTTAGAAGACTGTCCGCATTTATCTTTTCCTGTCCCACAAGGACAGTGCAAGGCGGGGTGGCTGGAGATAAAAGAAATTCTTGTTAAAAGGAAAGAGCTATGGTAGAAGAGACGAGAGCGGGCAGGAGAAAACTTACATGGATTATAATAAAAATGAGTCTGGACTCGAGGCACCTCGTGGATATAGAAGTAAGGGCTTTTCCACTTCCCTGAGTTGCTCGGCCCGTTGTGGATGAGGTTCTTCTTGTTGAAGCACGGCCAGACAGAGAAGTAGAAATACCCAAAGTCGTTAGGAGAATGCTTCAAATGGAGGAAGTAACCCAGCTGCCTCGCGGTTAGAGAAGGGTACCCACATTTGTGGTACATGATGTACAATGCGAGGGCGGCCCGGTATCCGTTTGGATTGATCTGAAGGGGTGCGAGCTGGAAGTACTCGCAAACATCTTTGATGAAGGGATGAAGAGGAGAGGAGATTCCCAGCCTTAATAGGAAGGTGGACAAGACCATGTGAGGCACCCTGCCTCCATTCTCCGAGTGATTGAATCTATAGCATCTCATATGAGGTAGGGGCAAGACAATATGGCCCTCGAGCTGAAACTGCTCAATGTGCTCGGCCAGATGTTTCTGAGTCAGCGAGGTAGGCAGGTCGCGGCAAGCGAGCACCTTAACCTCCTCGTTTGCAGTTGAGCTCTCCTCCCCATCAGGAATGATCTGCCTTTTGAAAACAATCTCACCCTCGAGCTCGGGCTGGGCAGGAGGCACATAAGGCTCAGGAGAGGCCGCGGGGGCATAATTATAGTTACAAATCTTGTACTGACTTGTAACATCTGCCACCTCCTCGCTCTGAGGAGAGTCATAGGACCAATACGAGCCGTCCTCTTCACCCTCGAGTCCCAGGATGGGATATTCAGCAGCTACAGGCTCTTTTCCTTTCTTCCTGGTGTCATAGTATGCACTCCCCAGGTCGCTGTCAGTTGATTCTGAGTCAAGGTGAATGGGGTCGAGGTGGTTAGCTGCTGCTTGCCTCAGACGGGCTGCCCTCTCTTCAGCCATTTCTCTTAAAATCTCCTCGGCTCGGTCTTTATCCAAGGGAGCAGGCTCGCGGTTTAGCAGCTCTTCTACCCCAAGGGAGGCTGGAATATGAGAGAGGTCCACGGGCCTATTTCTCCAATTATATATATTCTTCTCCCTGGTAAAATCCTCAGGGTTCGGGTCGAGGTGAATATCAAGCGAGCCGGATCCAGCTGCTCGCATCGAGTTCTCAACTCTGGCAATGTTCAAAGCCCCTTGAGAGGTGATAGCTGAGCCGGGAGAGATAGGTTGGCTAAGACGACCAGAAAGAGAGGTCAGCTCACGTTGGAAGTCCTTGGAGCCTCGCTGCTCAGGAGGGTATTGGTTTAACGGAGATGGAGTAGCTGAAGAGCAAGCCGGGCTAGCAGAGGTGCGAGCCGGGCTCGAGAAAGAGCGAGATGATCCATAGGAGCGGGCTGAAGacgcactcgacatctgtaaaagatggtgaaaattagtgtgtggccctaaaaagaaaacaaaaaaaaacaagtATGGGATCGCACCTAGGTGTCCTCACATCTCACACGGGATCGCACCTAAGTATCTAAACGAGCAAAAGGACTCGCATCGCGCGTTGTGGTTGTGTGTGAACTCGCATCGAACAGGTGGTGTGTGCTCGCATGGTGTGCGTGAATAAAGCATGAATAAAAAACGGGCTCGAATCGAAGAGTACCTGTGGGAGAGGTGTATGAAGATCCTGATGAATCTGGTCCCGGAGAATATCGTCgccggtagacggttcttgttgaaatgataatcttcgccgtggtagatccttgagcaaattgagcagcaattcaggaagtgttcttggaaatgtgagaaatgaaTTGAAATCTCACATATTTATAGGAGATAGGAGAGAGAAAGGAGGAGGCGACGCGTGTCGTCATCTCATAAGATGACACGAATCCCCACGCCAGCTGTCCAACGGCTGTCAAAATGAATGCAAAGATGAAAGGCATGCGAGGCGAGACACGCGAGGCGGCTTGGTGCGGCCTGGTGGGCTCACACTTGCGAGGCCATAAAAAGATTAGAAAATACCTAGCCTCAAGATgcgaccaggaattttggggggtagttgttatgcccgctttcggccatgggccctaaacaggtccctgtgggtgcactaaatagctggactcttgtgtgtgggctagaaccatggatttatatgacttgggccagcacatgcgggctgggctcgtaacatgcgagctgggttcacatgcgggctgggctcgtaatatgcgagctgggttcacatgcgagctgggctcatgacatgagagctgggctcaaacatgcgagctgggctcaagtgaggacatgcgagctgggctcacacatgtaaggtgagctcacatttgtcatttgggctctcatatgcgagctgagctcggttgtgcccacgcgaggtgggctcaggtgccttcatgcgaggtgggcttagctgcccacaagcgggctgagctcatgagcccacatcttatagaaacagaggtaacattatatttattatttgaaggcggtacgggccgaggtgaccaggccgggccgcatcgaaagactttgtgtgcaacatggaaagtgactcatagatgactgagttgctcgtagatttcggggtcgacacgggttgttcctataatcacgggaaggattgcggagatgccgcgagattgtaggaagcgtgtggagccgatcgagatttacgtgactaattggctgaaggcctgactttatcgtgggcttgggctgcacgggctgaagagtcctaaccctagcctacgtgacttgttccccaagaactacgtgaggcttgatccctataaatagggtacgtaggcacttgtatgggacatgagtcgacacttgatatagaataacaaaccctattctttcttaaggagtccacatacaagctcagccaccaccaaacaaccttcctccgccccCTAAACACtgtccttgatctttgttccgcccattaacctccacaacattgttatacgaaattctccctataacaacTGCACATTCATTAAGCTCAAAGATGAAGTTGTTGTTTTTATCCTACAGAGAGAAATGAAGTCTCAATTTACAGTGTTTGAAGATACAGGAAAAATGAGAGCTATTCTCTCTCACAAAACTACTGAACTACATGAGAGCCTACTAACAAACTTTTTGGCGGGAAAGACTGTTATGCCACATCAGCATACACATGGCATACAGTCAACCATTCTTATCTTGACTAACATCCCCCCTCAAGTTAGGAGGAGAAACACCAGTGGAAACTCCTAACTTGGACAGCAAGCATGATAGTTGAGCTGAAGATACAGCCTTAGTAAACAAGTCTACAGGCTGATTCAAAGTAGACACATGCTGAGGAGAGATAAGACCATGCTTGAGCTTTTGCCGAACAAGATGACAATCAATCTCAATATGCTTTGTGCGCTCATGAAAAACAGGATTTGAAGCAATGTACAAAGCAGATTGATTGTCACAAAACAAAGGCACTGGAGTAATATTAGACACATGAAGTTCAGTGAGCAAGGACACCAACCAAGTAACAAAGGCACTGGAGTAATATTAGACACATGAAGTTCAGTGAGCAAGGACACCAACCAAGTAATTTCACAAGTGACATCAGCCATGCTTCTATATTCTGCCTCAGCAGAAGACCGAGAAACAACATGTTGCTTCTTACATTTCCAGGAAACCAGTGTATCCCCCAATGTGAGACAGTATCCAGTTAAGGACTGACGTGTAACTTGATACCCTCCCCAATCAGCATCACAGAAAGCTTTGAGTACATGATTAGTATGAGATTTATAAAATAAGCCATGTGAAGTTGTGTGATTAAGATACCTAACCAGCTTTAGTGCAGCATGCCAGTGAATGGACTGAGGTTTATGCATAAATTGAGCTAGAACATGTACCCCATAGGACAAGTCGGGTCTGGATATGGTAAGATATATTAGTTTACCCACCAGCCTTCTATAGGCCGTAACATCAGACAACAGAGGACTGTCAGATTCATGAAGCAGCTCATGATGTTGTTCTATTGGAACAAGAGAAGTTTTTGACTTGAGCTCAGAAAAGCTTGTCAAAATATCCAACACATACTTGGATTGATTCATGAAGATACCAGCTGAGGTTCTAGtaacactacaccatagattggTTATTGCAACGCTCATTTCAAAATTTGTCCATAAATTGTTGCTATTTATTAAGTAGTTTTGACAAATGTATAGCTgttgtaatattttaaaaaattgttACAATAGAGTAAATTATTTGCAAAATTTGTAACTGTTTGCAACAGATTTATAAAACCGTTGCAATGAATTCAAAAATTTTGGCCAAAAGATTCTCGGGTCCTGAGAAAAAGCGGGCTTTCTAAAACAAGCCCATCAgtcaataattaataaaaaaaattcattaCAATATTTTTCCAAGTAAAAAACACTACAGTCTACACTCAGAGGGACGAACAAGGCGACCGCTCGAAGATTCAAACTTTCAGATTCAAACTCGAAGATCAAAGATTCAAGCTCGAAAATACCCAA from Apium graveolens cultivar Ventura chromosome 5, ASM990537v1, whole genome shotgun sequence includes the following:
- the LOC141660443 gene encoding uncharacterized protein LOC141660443 produces the protein MKVENLNVFSDSMIVVYQINGGYQAKGPRTELYLKCAQRIITRFNEVRLELIPRGQNEGADELAKLGSRRESTLLGTVPLDIQRQPSVPEHEVGSLNNELGPTWMTSILAYIREGSLPDEKNEARRIKYKAARYVIYDEILYRRGFSVPLLKCIHGEEWGPALHQTYSKSHDARRRHMRAPSASTPTTPASRCGLVPLGILFQWLFD